The genomic interval AGCGATCCCCGCATGTCGTCACGGAAGCGGATGTGGCGCGCGTACCAGTTCGCCGCCGAGCCAGAGTCCGCGGCGACGATCGCGTTCGACGGCAGCCGCCCGGAGAGCTCGTGGAACACCAGTTCGGGGTTGATCGGATCGGCGGACGTGTGGGCGCGCCGATCCATCACCTCCCACCAGCGACGGACGTTGCTCTCGATCCCGGACCGCCACGACTGGTCCGGTTTGCGGTGCACCAGTGGGATCAGCGCCTGTAGGGTTCGGGCCGCGTCGCCGACCAGGTTCACCTCGAACGGATACCGCATCCCGATCATCGTCGGATCGAGATCGATCTGGATCGCCCGCGCCTGGTCGAACGGCGGCAGGAACTGCGAGTACGGGAAGTTCGACCCGACGACCAGGAGCGTGTCGCAGTCCATCATCATCTCGTACGACGGCCTGGTGCCGAGCAAACCGATCGAACCGGTCACCCACGGCAGCTCATCGCTCAGAACATCCTTGCCCAGAAGGGCTTTCGCGACTCCGGCACCGGTGAGCTGCGCGAGTTCGGTGACCTCGTCGACCGCGCCGCGTGCACCTTGGCCGACCAGGATCGCGACCTTCTCCCCCGCGTTCAGGATCTCCGCGGCCCGGTCCAGCTGGTCCGCCGCCGGGACCGGTGCCGACCAGCTCAGGTCCAGGCTCGACGGGACCATCTTGAACGCGTGCGACGGCGGCGTGTACTCGAGCTCCTGCACATCCGACGGGATGATCAGCGCGGTGACGGTACGACGCGACGCCGCGATCCGCATCGCCCGGTCGAGCACGTTCGGCAACTGCTCCGCGACCATCACCGTCTCGCAGTACTCCGATGCGACGTCCTTGAACAACGTGTGCAGGTCGACCTCTTGCTGGTAACTCCCGCCCATCGCGCTCCGGGCCGTCTGGCCGACGATCGCGACCACGGGTACATGGTCGAGCTTCGCGTCGTACAGCCCGTTCAGCAGGTGGATCGCACCCGGACCGCTGGTCGCCGTACACACCCCGACCCGACCGGTGAACTTCGCATACCCGACTGCTTCGAAGGCGGCCATCTCCTCGTGCCGCGCCTGCACGAACCGCGGCTCGTTGCCCGCCTTCTCCCAGGCTGACAGCAGCCCGTTGATGCCGTCACCGGCGTACCCGAAAACATGGTCGACACCCCACTCGCGCAGTCGCTGGAGCAGGTAGTCACCGACTGTCGTGCTCATATCGCCCGGGTACCCAGGCACAACCCGGCAAAACGGGTTTCGGCCGAGCCGCGATGGTCACCTGGAAAGTGAGCTGAAGGAGGATCAGGTGGCACAGGTCGTGGTGGTTACCCCGGCACTTCGAGCAGGCCAGCCAACTGGTCACCAAGGAATCCACCGCGCAATCCGTTGCTTGCGGCCCCAAGGCCGACGTCCACCTCGACGCCTTCACGCCGTACCTCGAGGCCGGGTTCGACCAGGTGTACGTCGCCAACATCGGACCACACACCGTCGACATGATGAACCTCTACCGCACCGAGATCCTCCCCGAACTCCGACTCCGCTCCCCGGCAGGCTGACCGAGAGCCGACCATTACACACCTGGCGACGCCCGGTTCAGATGATGTAACGGTCGTCCGGACCGACGATGCGTAGCCAGCGGGACGCGTACGGTTCCAGCTGCAGCGACAGCGAGCCGTTCTCGGCCAGCTCGGTGGTGCCGTCACGGCGCAGACCGCGACCGTAGAGCTGCATGTCCTTGTCCGGTCCGAACGCGTCGAACACCTCTTGACGCTCGCCGTCGGACAGCTTGTCCAGGGTCAGCTCGTCGTGGTTGCGCACGAACGTCCCCCACTGGCTCTCCTCGGCGGTCGGTGGGCGTTGGCGCAATGCCTTCACCAACTCGGCCGGATCGTTGCGGGCCAGGGACAGGTAGAGCCGCTGCATTGCGATGAAGTCGAAGCACATCGTGAGCTCGTCGCCGTCCTCGTCACCGAAGAAACGGTGGACGTCGGGATACTGCAGATTGACCTCGCCGAGCAAGATCGACTGTCCGTGGCGCCGATCCACGAACGCCCTCAGATCGCGCAGGTAGTCGTGCGGATCCGGGAGCTTGCCGGCGTCCTCGGCCCCGGTCGTGTCGAGCAGGAACGGAACGGCGTCGACGCGGAAGCCGGACAACCCGAGTTGCAGCCAGAAGCCAATCACGCGCTGGATCTCCTCGCGCACCTCGGCGTTCGCGATGTCGAGATCCGGCTGGTACTTGTAGAAGCGGTGCAGGTAGTACTGGCCCGCTTCGTCGTCGTACTCCCACAGGCTCGTCTCCTGGTCCGGGAAGACGATGCCTTCGTGCTGGTCCGCAGGCGGCTCGTCCCGCCAGACGTACCAACCTCGGTACGGCGACTCCCGCGAGGCGCGGGCGCTCTGGAACCACGGATGTGCGTTCGAGGTGTGGTTGACGACCAGGTCCGCGATCACCCGGATCCCCCGATCCGCCGCGAGGGTGATCAGCTCTACCAGGTCGCCGTGGGTGCCCAGCCGCGGATCGACGCCGTAAAAGTCGGTGATGTCATATCCGTCGTCGCGGTCCGGACTCGGATAGAAGGGCATCAGCCACAGGCACGTCACGCCCAGATCGGCCAGATGGTCGATCCGTTGGCCGACCCCACGCAGATCACCTACACCGTCGCCGTCGGTGTCGAAGAAGGTCTCGACATCGAGGCAGTAGATCACCGCATTCTTCCACCAGACATCCGCCGTCTCCGTGAGCCGCATGAACGTCCGGTGCCCAGCCGAAGACCGCACACACGTCCCTGGCTGCCGCGAGCCGATGGTCGCCGAGCTCGAGCGGACGCTGCTGACCTCCCTTGGCGACGAAGTCGAAGACGACCTTGGCGTTGCTGACTCGGACGTCGTCGCGGAGCAGGATGGCTGCGCCGCGACTGCCGCACTCCTCGGCTTACTCCGTTTTGCCCGGCGGGTCAGGATGACTCCGGCGCAGTCGCAGACCGCTTCGGGACCCGCCGCAATGCGGTCATCACGACTCGTGCCGTCCCGCGGTCCGTTGGGACTATCTGGCCAGGCGGGCGTGGTCCAGGTCGCCCCAGACCTGGACGATCCGGCCGTCGTTCACGTGGTACATCGCGAGTTCCTGCAGGTTCGCGGTCCGTCCGGCCGGCGTGGTGTAGGTGTCGACCAGGTGCACGCTCAGCCAGCGACCGTCGATCAGCAGGTGCCGCAGATCCCAGTGGAAGTCCGGATACTCCTGTACGACGGTGCGCAGGCCCGCAGCGTAACGGCGTACGTCGTGAGGCGCACCGTTCACCTCGACCTCGTCGTCGACGAACTCCCCCAGGTCGTCGAACCGGTGCTCGTTGCAACGCTGCAGATACCGCCGATAGAACTCTTCCAGTTCTCCGCGCTCCATACCTCACCGGTACCCCATCGACAGGTTCCGATCACCGGTCGATGGCTTCAGGGCCGTTCAGAAGAGTGTCGAACGGAGATGACAGATCACGACGCTACGGGCGTTGGTGCTGAGTTGTTCACTGAAGAAGTCGATCCGCGCCGGCACCGCCGGGTTCGCAATCTTGTAGCCGTTCAGATCCAGGATCGGCAGTACGGCGCCGTCGCGAACCGGGCCACCGTGGCCGGGCCCGGTGACGAACAGCACGTCGCGGTCGCGCTGCCTGATCAGCCGGTTGAAATGGGCGTAGATCAGGTTCAGGCCCGGCGCCGTACCCCAGTGGCCGAGCAGCCGGGGCTTGATGTGCTCCGGCCGCAGCGGCTCACGGAGAAGCGGGTTGGCGAGCAGGTAGATCTGCCCGACGGACACGTAGTTCGCCGCCCGCCAGTACGCATCGACCCCACGCAGCTCCTCGTCGGTCAGGTGTCTGGCGCCGATCGCCGCAGGCGTCATCTAACTGCTCGAGCAGGTGGCCGCCGGTCTCTGCCGGGCCGACCTCGCCTTGGGCATCGGTGATGATTGCTTCCAGCGCGTTGAACGCCGTTGGATTGATGTGTACTTCGACGCCGTAACAACCGCATCCTGGACGATCAGGTCCGTTTGATCACTGGCCGCGCGGCTGCCTGATGGCAGTCATCAGGTCCGGACGCCGCGCCTCGCCAGCCAGGAATCGGTCAGGATCTCGGCCAGTTCGTCTTCCTCGAGACGGTCGAGCCACGCACAGACCGACACCTTGACCTTGAACGTGTGCACCGCGAAGAAGACGTCGGAGCGGTCAGCGAGCACGTCGCGGGAATCCAGGTCGAGACTCCAGAACTGCAGAACTTCCCGCCCCGCATCGTCCCACCGCAATCTGGCGAACGGATGCCGCCCGACGTCGAACGTCGGCGAACCCTCATGCGCATGCCCAGGCCTCGCTCCGGCCAGTCCCCCGGCAATCCGCTCGACATCCCGCCACGTCGCCATTCACCCAATCTCTCACAACACCATGAAGAGGAACCTGGCTCGTCGGATGCGTACGGCGGCCGTCAGCGAGGACTGAGCTCACCGGTGGGGGTGGTGCGGGCCTCGCAGGTTCGCGATCGCAGCGCCGGCGATGCCCAACGAGATCGTGAGACACGGAATGATCATCAGCAGGAGGAGGGACTCCGCGAGGTCTTCGCCCATCCAGTAGGCGCTGGAGCTGGAGTAGCCGCTGTGCGCGTATTCGGACAGCTGGCCGGCGTCGTACGGGCCATCCGCGGTGGCGAATCCGTCGATCGCGACCGCGACGAATACGGCGATTCCGGCGACCAAGCCGGCCCAGGTGGCCGTCGAGACGCCGGCGTGTGTGCTGCCGGTCGAGCGAGTGGCGGCGACACCAGCCACGAGCGGGGTCGCGATGACAAGGATGAGCGGCGCGCCGTGCAGGTTCCACCATCCGGCGGCGAAAACGAACCAGGGTACGGCAAGGGCGGCGCCGGTGAGCAGGCCGAGGCGACGAGCCGAGCGGGCGGTCGGGTGTGCATCACTGGCGCGAGCTACGGCCAGTGCGGCGTAGCTGGTGAGCACGACAACCGCCACGATCAGGAACGGGCGGATCTTCGGACTGGTACGAAGATCCGGATGGCTGATGAGCGCCGCCGCAGTCAGGCCGGCACAGGTCAGCACGCCGGCGAGGACGGATGCCAGGCCGGGCAGGGTCCGCAGTCGGCCGACAGTGCGGGCGGCGACGGCCGCCCGGACCCCACCGAGCGCGAAGAGCCAGCGGGCGGACTCTCCCTCGATGCATCCGAGCTCGGCGAGCATCGCCTGCCCCCACGCGGCTCGGCCCGTTGGCAATCCGTTGCAGGCGAAGGTGAGCAGGCTTCTCGCGGTGTCGTCGTCACGGTGGACGGCCCGGACGATCCAGATCACGACGCACAGGCCGAGAAGCGCCGCAACGGTCAGCAGGCCGATCATCATGAAACGTCGCGCCTTTGCAGAATCAGCGTGCCGACCGTGGCCATCACGATGCCGTACGCCAGCATCACAAGTGCGCCGACCCACCACACGTGGGTGCCGCCGGGGAGGTTCGCCGAGTGTGGATCAGCCGCGATCTGGGCGGCATACGCCGGGTAGAGGACGACCCACGCGTAGACACTGTCGTGCTGATAGACGTAGGTGCGGATCAGTGCGACGACGGCGAGTACGCCGTACGCGCCGACGGTGTGCAGTAGGACAGTGATGACGGTGGCGGGGGTCTGGCTGCGCAGCAAGACTCCGGCACCGATGCCGAAGACGCCCCAGAGCGCGAAGGTCATCAGGTTGACCAGGATCGCCTGGTCGACTGTCCATGA from Kribbella sp. NBC_00709 carries:
- a CDS encoding thiamine pyrophosphate-requiring protein, giving the protein MSTTVGDYLLQRLREWGVDHVFGYAGDGINGLLSAWEKAGNEPRFVQARHEEMAAFEAVGYAKFTGRVGVCTATSGPGAIHLLNGLYDAKLDHVPVVAIVGQTARSAMGGSYQQEVDLHTLFKDVASEYCETVMVAEQLPNVLDRAMRIAASRRTVTALIIPSDVQELEYTPPSHAFKMVPSSLDLSWSAPVPAADQLDRAAEILNAGEKVAILVGQGARGAVDEVTELAQLTGAGVAKALLGKDVLSDELPWVTGSIGLLGTRPSYEMMMDCDTLLVVGSNFPYSQFLPPFDQARAIQIDLDPTMIGMRYPFEVNLVGDAARTLQALIPLVHRKPDQSWRSGIESNVRRWWEVMDRRAHTSADPINPELVFHELSGRLPSNAIVAADSGSAANWYARHIRFRDDMRGSLSGTLATMGPGVPYVFGAKFGLPDRPAYALVGDGAMQMNGINELITIAKYWQEWADPRLVVAVLHNNDLNQVTWELRAMGGSPQFLPSQQLPEFPYAGYARLLGLHGVTAEKPEEVGPAWDEALRADRPCVVEFRTDPAVPPIPPHATWDQLEKALESIVRGDTDRASMIKEGFKSKVQEFLPGKS
- a CDS encoding alpha-amylase family glycosyl hydrolase gives rise to the protein MRLTETADVWWKNAVIYCLDVETFFDTDGDGVGDLRGVGQRIDHLADLGVTCLWLMPFYPSPDRDDGYDITDFYGVDPRLGTHGDLVELITLAADRGIRVIADLVVNHTSNAHPWFQSARASRESPYRGWYVWRDEPPADQHEGIVFPDQETSLWEYDDEAGQYYLHRFYKYQPDLDIANAEVREEIQRVIGFWLQLGLSGFRVDAVPFLLDTTGAEDAGKLPDPHDYLRDLRAFVDRRHGQSILLGEVNLQYPDVHRFFGDEDGDELTMCFDFIAMQRLYLSLARNDPAELVKALRQRPPTAEESQWGTFVRNHDELTLDKLSDGERQEVFDAFGPDKDMQLYGRGLRRDGTTELAENGSLSLQLEPYASRWLRIVGPDDRYII
- a CDS encoding MmcQ/YjbR family DNA-binding protein yields the protein MATWRDVERIAGGLAGARPGHAHEGSPTFDVGRHPFARLRWDDAGREVLQFWSLDLDSRDVLADRSDVFFAVHTFKVKVSVCAWLDRLEEDELAEILTDSWLARRGVRT
- a CDS encoding ester cyclase, coding for MERGELEEFYRRYLQRCNEHRFDDLGEFVDDEVEVNGAPHDVRRYAAGLRTVVQEYPDFHWDLRHLLIDGRWLSVHLVDTYTTPAGRTANLQELAMYHVNDGRIVQVWGDLDHARLAR